A window from Cryobacterium sp. SO1 encodes these proteins:
- a CDS encoding dihydrofolate reductase family protein has protein sequence MRTLTAGLFYSVDGVVESPNLWQFDSFDAEMSEEMGAMMSRVDTVLLGRAGYQEWAEYWPNAAADDPFGGFINPIPKFVASRTLTGDLDWQNSQLMDAPLEDFVTALKQSEGGEISVMASISLVRQLLFAGLLDSLTLMMHPVVAGQGRHLFEPSDPVTKLVLQKSSVTSKGNTILSYGLRID, from the coding sequence ATGCGCACACTCACTGCGGGCCTCTTCTACTCCGTCGACGGGGTCGTGGAGTCGCCGAACCTCTGGCAGTTCGACAGCTTCGATGCCGAGATGAGCGAGGAGATGGGCGCGATGATGAGTCGCGTCGACACGGTACTTCTCGGCCGGGCGGGCTACCAGGAGTGGGCCGAGTACTGGCCGAATGCCGCCGCTGACGACCCGTTCGGCGGATTCATCAACCCGATTCCGAAGTTCGTCGCCTCCCGCACCCTCACCGGGGATCTCGACTGGCAGAATTCCCAGCTGATGGATGCGCCGCTGGAGGACTTCGTCACCGCGCTCAAGCAGTCTGAGGGCGGCGAGATCAGTGTCATGGCCAGCATCTCGTTGGTGCGGCAGCTGTTGTTCGCCGGCCTGCTGGACTCGTTGACCCTGATGATGCATCCGGTGGTGGCGGGGCAGGGCCGGCATCTCTTCGAGCCCAGCGATCCCGTCACCAAACTGGTCCTGCAGAAATCCAGCGTGACCAGCAAAGGCAACACCATCCTCAGCTACGGGCTCCGTATCGACTAG
- a CDS encoding NUDIX hydrolase has translation MTKAVSTREVYSNAWMTVREDVVRRPDGSTGIYGVIDKPDFAIVVPFVDGGFWLVQQFRYTVGRRAWEFPQGSWPGANDGSQEDLARAELQEETGMRAGDVRHLAHFYSAYGHSSQGCDLYLATDLTPGPPEREVTEQDMVHRWFSEEDFRRMIRSSDIVDAATIAAYTYVLLDRQA, from the coding sequence ATGACTAAGGCCGTGTCAACCCGTGAGGTATACAGCAACGCTTGGATGACCGTGCGGGAGGACGTGGTGCGCCGGCCGGACGGCTCGACGGGCATCTACGGTGTCATCGACAAGCCCGACTTCGCCATCGTCGTGCCGTTTGTCGACGGCGGGTTCTGGCTGGTCCAACAATTCCGGTACACCGTGGGGCGGCGCGCGTGGGAGTTTCCGCAGGGCTCCTGGCCCGGTGCGAACGACGGCAGCCAGGAAGACCTGGCCCGCGCCGAACTGCAGGAAGAGACCGGGATGCGCGCCGGCGACGTGCGGCACCTGGCGCATTTCTACAGCGCCTACGGGCACAGCAGCCAGGGCTGCGATCTGTACCTGGCCACCGACCTGACGCCCGGGCCGCCGGAGCGGGAGGTCACCGAGCAGGACATGGTGCACCGTTGGTTCAGCGAAGAGGATTTCCGGCGGATGATCCGGTCCAGCGATATCGTGGACGCCGCAACCATCGCGGCCTACACCTACGTGCTGCTCGACCGGCAGGCCTGA
- a CDS encoding TetR/AcrR family transcriptional regulator has protein sequence MAQLLVAPRARLNRDRVLQAAVELADRTGIDALSMRRLAEELGVVPMALYKHVANKDELLDGMVDVIVAEIDPPDVALGWKAAVRLRVLSARQMLLRHPWARSVLESRTRQTPTVLDYLESTIGIFLAGGFSADLTHHVMHALGSRMWGFTQELFDTSAGPHQPPADPDAQAAQLQAMAGRYPHILRISGVARHDNSVVARGCDDRFEFEFALDLLLDGCERLRDADWSSTASPTDRTGGTPG, from the coding sequence ATGGCTCAACTTCTGGTCGCCCCGCGGGCGCGTCTCAACCGTGATCGCGTGCTGCAGGCCGCCGTGGAGCTGGCCGATCGGACCGGCATCGACGCACTGAGCATGCGCCGGCTGGCCGAGGAGCTCGGCGTGGTGCCGATGGCGCTGTACAAGCACGTGGCGAACAAGGACGAGCTGCTTGATGGGATGGTCGACGTGATCGTCGCCGAGATCGACCCGCCCGACGTCGCCCTCGGCTGGAAGGCCGCGGTGCGCCTGCGGGTGCTCTCGGCCCGGCAGATGCTGCTGCGGCATCCGTGGGCCCGGTCGGTGCTCGAATCGCGCACCCGCCAGACGCCGACCGTGCTGGATTACCTGGAGTCCACGATCGGGATCTTTCTGGCCGGCGGGTTCTCGGCAGACCTCACACACCACGTGATGCACGCGCTGGGAAGCCGCATGTGGGGATTCACCCAGGAGCTCTTCGACACATCGGCCGGGCCGCACCAGCCGCCTGCCGATCCCGACGCGCAGGCGGCGCAACTGCAGGCGATGGCCGGGCGATACCCGCACATTCTGCGGATCAGCGGCGTGGCCAGGCACGACAACTCGGTCGTGGCGCGCGGCTGCGACGACAGATTCGAGTTCGAGTTCGCCCTCGACCTACTCCTGGACGGCTGTGAGCGACTCCGGGACGCCGACTGGTCGTCCACCGCCAGCCCGACCGACCGCACTGGAGGAACACCTGGCTGA
- a CDS encoding 5'-3' exonuclease yields the protein MLLDSASLYFRAYFGVPDTVRAPNGEPVNAVRGLLDMIARLTTEFQPTEIVACWDDDWRPQWRVDLIPTYKTHRVAAVPATDAGPVADADPSIEVVPDLLSPQVPIIREVLTALGIPIVGAAHHEADDVIGTLASHADIPVDVITGDRDLFQLVDDSRDVRVVYTGRGMARLEILTDASLTAKTGVTPLQYADFAAMRGDASDGLPGVAGVGEKTAATLLAEFGDLNGIVAAAADPEVKLSASVRAKILAAADYLVVAPAVVNVVRNLELPAFDARIRLSTPEQVDKLEELSTQWGLSTSMKRAREALAARA from the coding sequence ATGCTCCTTGACTCCGCCTCGCTCTATTTCCGCGCGTACTTCGGGGTGCCAGACACCGTGCGGGCGCCGAACGGCGAGCCCGTCAACGCCGTGCGCGGGCTGCTCGACATGATCGCCCGGCTCACCACCGAGTTCCAGCCCACCGAGATCGTGGCCTGCTGGGACGACGACTGGCGCCCGCAGTGGCGGGTCGACCTCATCCCCACCTACAAGACCCACCGGGTGGCGGCTGTGCCCGCGACGGATGCCGGGCCTGTTGCGGATGCCGACCCGTCGATCGAGGTCGTGCCCGACCTGCTCAGCCCGCAGGTGCCGATCATCCGCGAGGTGCTCACCGCACTCGGCATCCCCATTGTCGGCGCCGCCCACCACGAGGCCGACGACGTGATCGGCACCCTCGCCTCGCACGCCGACATCCCCGTGGACGTGATCACCGGCGACCGCGACCTGTTCCAGCTCGTCGACGACTCCCGCGACGTGCGGGTGGTCTACACCGGGCGCGGCATGGCCCGGCTGGAGATCCTCACCGATGCGTCGCTCACGGCCAAGACCGGGGTCACCCCTCTGCAGTACGCGGACTTCGCCGCGATGCGCGGCGACGCCTCCGACGGCCTGCCCGGGGTAGCCGGGGTGGGTGAGAAGACCGCGGCGACCCTGCTGGCCGAGTTCGGCGACCTGAACGGCATCGTCGCGGCCGCCGCCGACCCCGAGGTGAAGCTGAGCGCGTCCGTGCGGGCGAAGATCCTCGCCGCGGCGGACTACCTGGTCGTGGCTCCGGCGGTGGTGAACGTGGTGCGCAACCTGGAGCTGCCGGCCTTCGACGCCCGCATCCGCCTGAGCACGCCCGAGCAGGTCGACAAGCTGGAGGAGCTGAGCACCCAGTGGGGTCTCAGCACCTCGATGAAGCGCGCCCGCGAAGCCCTCGCCGCCCGCGCCTGA
- a CDS encoding carbonic anhydrase: MSVRFRLFSSALAVAAVTLAGCAQAAPEPTATPAAEPAHWSYDGDTGPVSWGDVDASFETCAVGTDQSPIDLPATVPAPTTSIRLSAENAEGDVFDTGHAVEFEADGEGETLTFGGDEYSLQQMHAHVPSEHTVNGQPAAAELHLVNTDADGKLLVLGVLVAEGDASGALAPFIEETTHVTDEEVVTLDVSAVLPASLENYEYSGSLTTPPCTEDVQWVVLSTPISMSAGQIGTLEGVHNHNARPTQPLGDRVVVGGTGELG, from the coding sequence ATGTCCGTACGATTCCGGCTCTTTTCCTCAGCCCTCGCCGTGGCCGCCGTCACCCTTGCCGGTTGCGCCCAAGCCGCCCCGGAGCCGACCGCGACACCGGCGGCGGAGCCGGCCCACTGGTCGTACGACGGCGACACCGGCCCCGTGTCGTGGGGCGACGTGGACGCCAGTTTCGAGACCTGCGCCGTAGGCACCGACCAGTCACCGATCGACCTGCCGGCCACAGTGCCCGCGCCGACGACCAGCATCCGGTTGAGCGCGGAGAACGCGGAGGGTGACGTCTTCGACACCGGGCACGCGGTGGAGTTCGAGGCCGACGGGGAGGGCGAAACCCTCACCTTCGGCGGCGACGAGTACAGCCTGCAGCAGATGCACGCACACGTGCCGTCGGAGCACACCGTGAACGGCCAGCCGGCCGCGGCCGAGCTGCACCTGGTGAACACGGATGCCGACGGCAAGCTGCTGGTTCTCGGCGTCCTGGTGGCCGAGGGCGACGCATCCGGCGCGCTGGCGCCGTTCATCGAGGAGACGACTCATGTCACGGATGAAGAAGTCGTGACGCTGGATGTCTCGGCCGTGCTGCCGGCGTCGCTGGAGAACTACGAGTACTCGGGCAGCCTCACCACGCCGCCGTGCACCGAGGACGTGCAGTGGGTAGTGCTGAGTACGCCGATTTCGATGTCGGCGGGGCAGATCGGCACCCTCGAGGGCGTGCACAACCACAACGCGCGGCCGACGCAGCCGCTCGGAGATCGCGTGGTTGTGGGTGGGACCGGGGAGCTGGGGTAA
- a CDS encoding GNAT family N-acetyltransferase, translating to MNAEYEIRRFEPAAPGEPGYPEAVAWDSAVSFGFHEERSTDERVQESINRSRVDGAVFTGAYQTGQPAPHSLGSEVPVATFGSQQSTLNIGFGRLLDAHLITGVTVRTSHRRRGLLRRMMTEDLALAKGTGIAIAALTASEASIYGRFGFGMATAEQSITVDTGAKFRLEHVRAGTVEVVDPKVLLELAPQVFARVHGEQPGSIGRQEFYRQVAAGVTSREGGPDAKVKAALHYAPDGTPDGTVDGTVDGTVDGYVSYRFGGWDKTPATMEIIDLVAATPAAYLELWQYLAAIDLVERITWNEAPVDNPLTWALTDPRCVAASNPRDLLWLRILDVRQALEARHFAAEGTLVLKVTDGLSLTAGTFALEVQGGTARVTASTEAPDLELDIAALSSIYLGAVNPVSLAAANKVREHTAGAAFLAARLFAVERPAHCLTHF from the coding sequence ATGAACGCAGAATACGAGATCCGTCGGTTTGAGCCGGCAGCCCCCGGCGAGCCCGGATATCCCGAAGCGGTGGCCTGGGATAGCGCGGTCTCCTTCGGGTTCCACGAGGAGCGCAGCACCGACGAGCGCGTTCAGGAGTCCATCAACAGGAGCCGTGTGGACGGCGCCGTCTTCACGGGCGCCTACCAAACCGGGCAGCCGGCCCCGCACTCGCTGGGCAGCGAGGTGCCGGTGGCCACGTTCGGGTCTCAGCAGAGCACGCTCAACATCGGCTTCGGTAGGTTGCTGGATGCGCACCTGATCACCGGCGTGACGGTGCGCACCTCACACCGGCGGCGCGGTCTGCTGCGCCGCATGATGACGGAGGACCTCGCCTTGGCCAAGGGCACCGGCATCGCAATCGCGGCCCTCACCGCGTCGGAGGCGTCGATCTACGGTCGATTCGGTTTCGGCATGGCCACCGCCGAGCAAAGCATCACGGTGGATACCGGTGCCAAGTTCCGGCTGGAGCATGTGCGGGCGGGAACCGTGGAGGTCGTCGACCCCAAGGTTCTTCTCGAGCTGGCACCGCAGGTCTTCGCTCGGGTTCACGGCGAACAGCCGGGGTCCATCGGCCGGCAGGAGTTCTACCGCCAGGTGGCCGCCGGGGTGACAAGCCGCGAGGGCGGCCCCGACGCCAAGGTGAAGGCGGCGCTGCACTACGCGCCCGACGGCACGCCCGACGGCACAGTCGACGGCACAGTCGACGGCACAGTCGACGGCTACGTCTCCTACCGATTCGGCGGCTGGGACAAGACACCCGCAACCATGGAGATCATTGACCTGGTGGCCGCTACCCCGGCGGCCTACTTGGAACTCTGGCAGTATCTGGCGGCCATCGACCTGGTGGAACGCATCACCTGGAACGAGGCGCCGGTGGACAACCCGCTCACCTGGGCACTGACCGACCCACGTTGCGTCGCGGCGTCGAACCCGCGAGACCTGCTCTGGTTGCGCATCCTGGATGTGCGCCAGGCACTCGAAGCACGCCACTTCGCCGCCGAGGGCACGCTGGTCCTCAAGGTCACCGACGGCCTGAGTCTCACCGCGGGCACCTTCGCGCTCGAGGTGCAGGGCGGCACGGCGCGCGTCACCGCATCCACCGAGGCGCCCGACCTGGAACTGGACATCGCCGCGCTCTCCTCCATCTACCTGGGCGCGGTGAATCCTGTGTCACTGGCGGCGGCGAACAAGGTGCGCGAACACACCGCGGGTGCCGCGTTCCTGGCCGCCAGGCTCTTCGCCGTGGAGCGGCCCGCCCACTGCCTCACGCACTTCTAG
- a CDS encoding HNH endonuclease signature motif containing protein: MDERVCSELARRTELIAAEARAIAHAQARQAEFLVELQSWSEDPQVSSRLHGNPESIRLADVNAASMTEDQARAAFYGRWEDRDVARRTIVSETACLLRMAERTVEHLMEQSLWLLSAPATFHALSNGEISYRHATVLIDQMRTLPVEDQEAFEDKVLPDAKRLPVSRFTDRARRLRERLHPESIVIRTTNALAERHTRWEAAPDGMGWLHWYGTAHDTKAAYTRINTMAASLKKLGDPTRAGDAAGEAVGLGSGQAGADASAGTGTEADASAGNGTTANAGTGATADAAADAEETKRTLDQLRADITRALLLDGITPDGMGAGIRGTVMITVPVLTLLGLDEEPATLEGYGPISPEIARQIAGHAPSFTRLLTHPETGVVLSLGKTQHKNTKAMKKWLRVRDETCRFPGCSRPAVTSDIDHTHDWADGGTTDCDNLAHLCEPHHRLKHLTHWRVTQEPGGILLWTSPGQTQLPHRPRQPHGTTPAATPGGGAENPETPPGG; the protein is encoded by the coding sequence TTGGATGAGCGGGTCTGTTCGGAGCTGGCTCGCCGCACCGAGCTGATCGCGGCCGAGGCCCGGGCCATCGCCCACGCGCAGGCCCGGCAGGCCGAGTTCCTCGTCGAGCTGCAGAGCTGGAGCGAGGACCCGCAGGTGTCCTCCCGGCTGCACGGCAACCCGGAGAGCATCCGGTTGGCCGACGTGAACGCGGCCAGCATGACCGAGGATCAGGCCCGCGCGGCCTTCTATGGCCGGTGGGAGGACCGGGACGTGGCCCGGCGCACGATCGTGAGTGAGACCGCCTGCCTGCTACGGATGGCCGAACGCACGGTGGAACACCTGATGGAGCAGTCACTCTGGCTCCTGTCGGCCCCGGCAACCTTCCACGCCCTCTCCAACGGCGAGATCAGCTACCGGCACGCCACCGTGCTCATCGACCAGATGCGCACCCTGCCCGTGGAGGACCAGGAGGCCTTCGAGGACAAGGTACTGCCAGACGCGAAACGACTCCCGGTCAGCCGGTTCACGGACAGGGCCCGCCGGCTGCGGGAGCGGTTGCACCCGGAGTCCATCGTGATCCGCACCACCAACGCCCTGGCCGAGAGGCACACCCGGTGGGAGGCAGCCCCGGATGGGATGGGCTGGTTGCACTGGTACGGCACCGCCCACGACACCAAAGCCGCCTACACCCGGATCAACACGATGGCGGCGAGTCTGAAGAAACTCGGCGACCCCACCCGGGCCGGCGACGCGGCCGGGGAAGCCGTCGGGTTGGGAAGCGGGCAGGCAGGCGCGGACGCCAGCGCGGGGACAGGCACGGAGGCGGACGCGAGCGCAGGGAACGGCACGACGGCGAACGCGGGGACCGGCGCGACGGCAGATGCGGCAGCTGATGCGGAGGAGACGAAACGCACCCTGGACCAGCTCCGCGCCGACATCACCCGGGCCCTCCTGCTGGACGGCATCACCCCCGACGGGATGGGCGCCGGGATCCGCGGCACGGTGATGATCACCGTGCCCGTGCTCACCCTGCTCGGCCTGGACGAGGAACCCGCCACCCTCGAAGGCTACGGCCCGATCTCCCCCGAAATCGCCCGACAGATCGCCGGACACGCCCCCAGCTTCACCCGACTACTCACCCACCCCGAAACCGGAGTCGTGCTCTCCCTGGGCAAAACCCAACACAAGAACACCAAAGCCATGAAGAAATGGCTGAGGGTGCGAGACGAAACCTGCCGATTCCCCGGCTGCTCCCGGCCCGCGGTCACCAGCGACATCGACCACACCCACGACTGGGCCGACGGCGGCACCACCGACTGCGACAACCTCGCCCATCTCTGCGAACCCCACCACCGCCTCAAACACCTCACCCACTGGCGGGTCACTCAGGAACCCGGCGGGATCCTGCTCTGGACCTCACCCGGGCAAACGCAGCTACCGCACCGACCCCGCCAACCCCATGGGACCACCCCGGCCGCAACTCCCGGTGGTGGGGCCGAAAACCCGGAAACGCCCCCCGGAGGATAG
- a CDS encoding LLM class flavin-dependent oxidoreductase, with protein MFYGHPLQFGTFLTPSNADPETPVRLAELSERLGYDLVTFQDHPYQPRFLDTWTLLSWVAARTDRIHLSGNVLNLPMRPPAVLARAAASLDLLSRGRFELGLGAGGFWDAIGAMGGRTLAAGQSVDALSESIDVIRAIWNVDDRSALHVGGEFYRLDGAKRGPAPAHDVPILLGAYKPRMLRLTGRKADGWLPSLARMEPGDLRRASAIIDQAAVDAGRDPRAIRRLVNISGTFSPAGGGFLTGPSSQWVDDLLPYVLQDGVGTFIVLGDEPAVIERFAAEVAPALRATVAREHPGAAG; from the coding sequence ATGTTCTACGGGCACCCGCTGCAGTTCGGCACCTTCCTCACGCCCAGTAACGCCGACCCGGAGACGCCGGTGCGGCTGGCCGAGTTGAGCGAGCGCCTCGGCTACGACCTCGTCACCTTCCAGGACCACCCGTACCAACCCAGGTTCCTGGACACCTGGACCCTGCTGAGCTGGGTCGCCGCCCGCACCGACCGCATCCACCTGTCGGGCAATGTGCTCAACCTGCCGATGCGCCCACCGGCGGTGCTCGCCCGCGCGGCCGCGAGCCTCGACCTGCTCTCCCGCGGCCGGTTCGAGCTTGGCCTGGGCGCCGGCGGCTTCTGGGACGCCATCGGCGCCATGGGCGGCCGCACCCTCGCCGCCGGGCAGAGCGTTGACGCGCTCAGCGAGTCGATCGACGTCATCCGTGCTATCTGGAACGTCGACGACCGGTCGGCGCTGCACGTGGGCGGCGAGTTCTACCGGCTCGACGGCGCCAAGCGCGGGCCCGCCCCGGCGCACGACGTCCCAATTCTGCTCGGCGCCTACAAACCGCGGATGCTGCGCCTCACCGGCCGGAAGGCTGACGGATGGCTGCCGTCGCTTGCGCGTATGGAGCCCGGCGATCTCCGGCGGGCCAGCGCCATCATCGACCAGGCTGCCGTCGACGCCGGGCGCGATCCCCGGGCGATCCGGCGGCTGGTGAACATCAGCGGCACGTTCAGCCCGGCCGGCGGCGGGTTTCTCACGGGGCCGAGCAGTCAGTGGGTCGACGACCTGCTGCCCTACGTTCTGCAGGATGGCGTGGGCACGTTCATCGTGCTGGGCGACGAGCCTGCGGTGATTGAGCGCTTCGCCGCCGAGGTGGCACCGGCCCTGCGCGCCACGGTCGCCCGGGAGCACCCGGGCGCCGCCGGCTAG
- a CDS encoding DUF4386 domain-containing protein has translation MTATRRAAILIGVFFLLTEIGAIAARLLYAPVLTIPGYVLGSGRDPLVYTGVLFEVLLVIAVVGTAVAAYPVLARHNRAVALAYVTARILEAAIITLGTLSLLTVLMLRQQPHAEPGALETVADALLALQDGTLLFGPGLALGIGSILLASLMYTSRLVPRGIAVLGLAGGAVITLSTVAVIFGLYGQFSAIGLVVALPVFVWEISLALWLIFKGFNTAALERMPRRSVDAAGAEVAS, from the coding sequence ATGACCGCCACCCGCAGAGCCGCGATCCTCATCGGCGTGTTCTTTCTCCTCACTGAGATCGGCGCGATCGCCGCCCGCCTGCTCTACGCCCCGGTACTGACCATCCCCGGGTACGTCCTCGGCTCCGGCCGGGACCCTCTCGTCTACACCGGGGTGCTGTTCGAGGTGCTGCTCGTGATCGCGGTCGTTGGCACCGCCGTGGCGGCCTACCCCGTGCTCGCCCGGCACAACCGCGCGGTGGCGCTGGCCTACGTGACCGCGCGCATCCTCGAGGCGGCGATCATAACGCTGGGCACCCTCAGCCTGCTCACCGTGCTGATGCTGCGGCAGCAGCCCCACGCCGAACCGGGTGCTCTCGAGACCGTCGCCGACGCGTTGCTGGCGCTGCAGGACGGCACTCTGCTGTTCGGACCGGGCTTGGCCCTGGGCATCGGTTCGATCCTGCTGGCGTCTCTGATGTACACCTCCCGCCTGGTGCCCCGCGGCATCGCGGTGCTCGGCCTGGCGGGAGGGGCGGTCATCACCCTGTCCACCGTGGCCGTCATCTTCGGCCTGTACGGCCAGTTTTCCGCAATCGGGCTGGTTGTTGCACTGCCCGTGTTCGTCTGGGAGATTTCGCTGGCCCTCTGGCTCATTTTCAAGGGCTTCAATACCGCCGCACTCGAACGGATGCCGCGCCGCAGCGTCGACGCCGCAGGGGCGGAGGTGGCCTCATGA
- a CDS encoding LysR family transcriptional regulator: MTLNPWRLRLLDVFARVGTVRAVAAELMLSPSTVSQQLSALEAETGVVLFDRVGRTLTLTATGVLLVERARELRDHMDAIEAEIAEISTEPAGYLRVGGFASSMAPILIRAAKELARTHPRLTLELLEIEPRAATTALDQGRCDLVVTVDEADGTLLSPTITVIPLATDPLMAVAAAGHPLGELHSVSLADLATERWALDEPGTYLGELVPRNCRLAGFEPVVAGRFSSYRVLLDHVAAGLSVAVLPELAVDPRAGIVARPVLGLAHRQIVAAVRTGSARRLAIGTVIAALQRASAGPGVARPHRDGTKPVRAVRRRAAGSGSLEV, encoded by the coding sequence ATGACCCTGAATCCATGGCGGCTGCGGCTCCTCGACGTGTTCGCGCGGGTGGGCACCGTGCGGGCGGTGGCGGCCGAGCTGATGCTGAGCCCGTCGACGGTGTCGCAGCAGCTGTCGGCGCTGGAGGCCGAGACCGGAGTGGTCCTGTTCGACCGGGTGGGCCGTACCCTCACGCTCACGGCCACCGGAGTGCTGTTGGTGGAGCGGGCGCGAGAGCTGCGCGACCACATGGACGCCATCGAAGCGGAAATCGCCGAGATCAGCACCGAGCCCGCCGGGTACCTGCGGGTGGGCGGCTTCGCCAGCTCGATGGCGCCGATCCTGATCCGGGCGGCGAAGGAGCTGGCCCGCACACACCCCCGGCTCACGTTGGAACTGCTCGAGATCGAACCACGCGCGGCCACCACGGCGCTGGACCAGGGCCGGTGCGACCTCGTCGTGACCGTCGACGAGGCAGACGGCACACTGCTGAGCCCCACCATCACGGTGATCCCGCTGGCCACCGACCCGCTGATGGCCGTTGCCGCGGCCGGCCATCCCCTGGGCGAGCTCCACAGCGTGTCGCTGGCCGATCTGGCCACCGAGCGGTGGGCGCTGGACGAGCCGGGCACATACCTGGGCGAACTTGTTCCCCGGAACTGCCGACTGGCAGGATTCGAACCCGTCGTGGCCGGCCGGTTCTCGAGCTACCGGGTACTTCTGGACCACGTGGCCGCGGGCCTGTCGGTGGCCGTACTCCCCGAGCTCGCGGTGGACCCGCGCGCGGGCATCGTGGCCCGCCCGGTGCTTGGTCTGGCCCACCGGCAGATCGTGGCGGCGGTGCGCACCGGCAGCGCCCGACGGCTCGCCATCGGCACGGTGATCGCGGCGCTGCAGCGGGCCTCCGCCGGCCCGGGTGTTGCCAGGCCGCACCGCGATGGCACAAAGCCGGTGCGGGCGGTGCGGCGCCGGGCCGCCGGGTCCGGGTCACTGGAGGTCTGA
- a CDS encoding aspartate aminotransferase family protein, translating to MSSRTITPAATSDTAFWADVDRHVVRYGSPFVPEIIDCARGSFVYTEAGRQILDFTSGQMSSILGHSHPEIVATVQRQIANLDHLYSGMLSRPVVELSRRLAETLPHPLTKTLLLTTGAESNEAAIRMAKLVTGKHEIVSFARSWHGMTLGAAGATYSSGRQGYGPAAPGNIAIPVPYEYRPDFVDAEGRLDWRRQLDVAFALVDAQSTGSLAACIVEPILSSGGIIEPPLGYLAALKQKCQERGMLLILDEAQTGLCRTGTWYAFERDGVVPDILTLSKTLGAGLPLAAVITTAEIEQAAADRGFLFFTTHVSDPLVAAVGNTVLDVLQRDQLDVRAAELGALLRAGLLSIQDRHAVVGDVRGRGLLQGVELVLDRDTKEGSDELGAAITRRCLELGLHMNIVQLPGIGGTFRIAPPLTSTEAEIAWGLEILDQAIGEHTPD from the coding sequence ATGTCTTCGAGGACGATCACCCCCGCCGCCACATCCGATACCGCGTTCTGGGCGGATGTCGACCGGCACGTGGTGCGCTACGGCAGCCCGTTTGTGCCGGAGATCATCGATTGCGCGCGAGGGAGCTTCGTCTACACCGAGGCCGGCCGCCAGATCCTGGACTTCACCTCCGGACAGATGAGTTCCATTCTCGGCCACTCGCATCCGGAGATCGTGGCCACGGTGCAGCGCCAGATCGCCAACCTCGACCACCTCTACAGCGGCATGCTCTCCCGGCCGGTCGTGGAGCTGTCCCGGCGGCTGGCCGAGACCCTGCCGCATCCGCTGACCAAGACCCTGCTGCTCACCACCGGGGCGGAGTCGAACGAGGCGGCCATCCGGATGGCCAAACTCGTCACCGGCAAGCACGAGATCGTCTCGTTCGCACGCTCCTGGCACGGCATGACCCTGGGCGCGGCCGGCGCCACCTACAGTTCGGGCCGACAGGGCTACGGGCCGGCGGCACCCGGCAACATCGCCATCCCCGTGCCCTACGAGTACCGGCCCGATTTTGTGGATGCCGAAGGCCGGCTCGACTGGCGCCGCCAACTAGACGTGGCCTTCGCGCTGGTCGACGCACAGTCCACCGGTAGCCTGGCCGCCTGCATCGTCGAGCCGATCCTCAGCTCCGGTGGCATCATCGAACCGCCGCTCGGCTACCTCGCGGCGCTCAAGCAGAAGTGCCAGGAGCGCGGGATGCTTCTCATCCTGGACGAAGCCCAGACCGGACTCTGCCGCACGGGCACCTGGTACGCCTTCGAGCGCGACGGTGTGGTGCCCGACATCCTCACCCTCTCCAAGACCCTGGGCGCCGGCCTGCCGCTGGCCGCGGTCATCACCACGGCCGAGATCGAACAGGCCGCCGCCGACCGTGGTTTCCTCTTCTTCACCACCCACGTCTCCGACCCCCTGGTCGCCGCCGTGGGCAACACCGTGCTCGACGTTCTGCAGCGCGACCAGCTTGATGTGCGCGCCGCCGAGCTCGGTGCGCTGCTCCGCGCCGGCCTGCTGTCGATCCAGGACCGGCACGCCGTGGTCGGGGATGTGCGCGGCCGTGGCCTGTTGCAGGGTGTGGAGCTCGTGCTCGATCGGGACACCAAGGAGGGCTCAGACGAGTTGGGCGCCGCGATCACTCGCCGGTGCCTCGAGTTGGGCCTGCACATGAACATCGTGCAGTTGCCCGGCATCGGCGGCACCTTCCGCATCGCGCCGCCCCTCACGAGCACCGAGGCCGAGATCGCATGGGGTCTCGAGATCCTCGACCAGGCGATCGGGGAGCACACTCCCGACTGA